aagtcaattcatctttaagtcggttcggcccttcgtcttgagatctgtcattatgccgaagctctataggtaatagcttcgacgcttgctcctgagaggatcttccgaaggtgttctctttctttaggatctttggctacgaagcatacccccaatagtagccccttcgcggtgctagatcgtttttcgtaacgagcttgatccgtgaaaaaatcttctaggcttcgggacgctgaagatccaaaaaacaccttccctgagctcgttggcgagaaacgattaaaataatcgtcgcgcgcgcggtggccccatcttgcagcagttacgcgtgCCCCAgcaattcaccttctcggaccctgtggcccaccgttcagcgagtgcgggtgactgtttgttcggtgcaggagaccttgacgattcaccttcccacctgcggcactatataaacagacgggtaggtgtgaagttaccatagcattcattgctattgcactgttttgctgccaaaattttagtcatagccgaagcttaatcatcatgctcagacgaaacttcggttttgattctgcttcgtcacaagaggaagagcttcaggaaaatcaaaaaagtcaacaacaaaaatttcaagaaagtcataatcaaatggccagagttcgctccactgctagggttgatcatgagggagatgagaccgaagctactgagactgttccgatttcggaagcaatgaagcggtctgggctggtaacatcggaggacgtccctgccgctgaagcagagcaagctgatgttgaggagaccgagtctgaagatgattatagcagcgcggtgccgagcaaacccagccatctggatttcggaaaatccaccatctccgaaggtgacctacctaagatgttgaaattaggctattttaatgaagaaaagaaagagctggttcgctTTGGTGGGGAGGAAACTACTtcgaagccaggaaaagatgaagtagtagtttttaaaagtttcttcaaagctggtttgagattccctttgaataagatgattgctgatgtgctgaagaagtttgggatctactttcatcagctaactcctaacactatcgttaggcttagcgtttacatttgggctctccgaagccaaggggtggaaccgtttgccgaaggtttctgccgagtgcatgagctgcattaccaaaccaaggctagaggagatgggttacatgaaaacttcggctgctacaattttgcctaccgcaagactacaaaatttcgcgtgatcagttaccgaagcaagtggccagctgtttggaaatctgaatggttctacgtcaaagttgacgatgatgaGGAGAAGCTGGTTTAGAGTCCATtagagttgatcttcggagagaccagacccccatgcaatatgacaccagagggtccaacccaaattgcattggctgaatttagggttatcgcagagcacatcggcactagggacttagtgcaggaatttttggctttcaaagtgtttccaactatgaaagagtgggccatgccgaagcttgaaggaaaaaagaagcaaggagaacttatccggctgccctaccattacaagttcaagagacatttcaaagtgccctaccaagaatggctggatacaatcgaagtaatgtgcaacgaaatacttggaaattattctaaaaaagaagaccaattgatgactgcggccttcggcacccgtccgaaacaaaggctaaaccgagtgatggatgctataggttttgaatatcctgactacgagcgactggacaagggtgccgaaggccaaaaaaggaagagagtagctagtgctctaaataaggacgatgaagatcaaccgaagaagaaaaaacaagagtctgaggcgaaaacagttgctccgaagaaaagaaaggcttcgactccgaagcaaaaatcaattgatgaaaaagaaaggacttctgcaacatcctctgctactgaagtagaggaaatcttaaaggtaatgactaaaactttgcctgtcaaactaagtccactgggacTACATCTggtgaagctttttcagaaggaaaaggagcccgcaaaaaccaaggcacctaggccaaagaggcaaagaatcgttactgtgacagaagtcattgaagcaacaccaccaggagcttcagctccaaagatgccggctattgaaagcatgacagctactgaagttgtaccttcggaggctgtcgcagaagaggccagagccgaagatgccaaatccgaagatattaatttagaaagcatggttgTTGATTTAGACAAAATGCTACTAAATATGGCCATggaagaagctgccgcagaagaagctgccgcagccaccgaagagactacggccgcaaacctcgagaaggaagaaatgaccgaagatacttcagaagatgaagcatttaactttcaaaacttagttggccaagagctgacaaaagctgaaaaagaagaactaaaagaatatgctatatcttgcgggtaccggCCGAGAGCGCTTCTCTTCagtggcattgatgatgaaaggtTGGGCTGCGTACGAGATCAGACCtgcgcgaaggttatcggtactctatcaaagagtatcggtttcccgaagctcgaaacagatatcagccgctaccgacgtcaACACATTGtcagtagtttattttattccaattttaaggtaaacaacttttgtctaacttttattatttgtaataacataaatgttttctaacgaaggttatttgtccgcagagtatgctgttgagcaaggctttaaaaatgcagcaggacttagaggataaaagcacgaagttataattgagaacttagagaacaagataaaagagcaattagttgctatcgaaaagaaagacttcgagcttcaaacaaccgaaggcttattagcggatgctgaagccaaaataacataattaaattcgaagcttctttctcaatcagaaaacttcgaacaagaaaagctgaagcttgatgcaaaacttgaggccgaagtccaaaaaagttcagagctgaaaggatctttgacaagccttcagaataaatgtctggagttcagcaatcgatgcgttcaacggctgaagcaggtgttctattttgttggagccagcagcgagaagTTTACTCCTTTagctgaagacctgcctggtgccttcaagcatattgaaggtgaaattaatgatcttgacgaagttataactgggcatagtgacttctgtgccctggtagcttctcggggcacagctgttgcctttctgAAGTCTGGCTATGAACACGAAAagattatcaatagacccaacttcagcttgtcaccagcagacttagaaaacattcccaaccttgcccgaagtattGCGAACAGATTTATagaattagtatggacaaagggtggacgaagcaaagctggtgacgaagctcgaagccaccttaagccggtaacaaaaaccataccttatgcttaccttttcctttgaattttgaatttagcttataatacttacatacaggatgacgaagccgaagctgaagctacagagtaaaaagacgaagctccatgaatgctgacgaagctcgagtagtctgtagaaatagctcaaaaactcctgtgataacttgtataaagtatgatgtaattaaatttcacttcATGGACTTTATCCatactttgtaatataatcttacctttccatcaatgtataaagtgctttgatgtggacgaaattaatatttttgagccgaaggcgaaaaacaccttcccttctttgagtacacatcgaagcataaaattgcctcttttccctttttttccgaagccttctcttttaaagccgaagcaagtgtgtatgttatgatgatgatgatcctatgtatgtctaagtgaatgtttatgaatgcaaatgtatgatgtcatgtatcgtgcaaatgaatgttcaaagacacatacgaaaccacaatcaaaactcttattcccttaggaataacaaatctttgtcgtttatttttcggcttcaccacttatttttcggtgtatcagcgctgacttttcgctgtaagttctgcattccctaaggaacgtcttttgaactccttcgccttttactttcggcggtatcgcgttgacttttcgtgcttcgccttatacttcggcggaatcagcgttgactttttgctgtaagctctgcattctcgtaggaacgacttttgattagaaaacttacgctgcgctcccttaggaacgtctttttgtagcttcgtcgtgctctgcatccccttagggacgtctttcgagcttctccctatttttccttttctctttgcactcgatggtgcacgctcggtttttacatttacatctttgggggatattgctcttgtagagctgatataagaaaaagagaaattacatgctatggccccattaaaaacctttctccccctttggaaaagaaaagggtgccataggaaagaataaaaaagattacatcaatctacacataataccgccgaagctcatccgcattccaagatctaggaatgtcgttgtcgtccatatccttcaacctgtaggaaccgggtcttgacgaagatactaccagaaaaggtccttcccacttcaactgtagtttgcctactttaTCTGGGTTgggaactctccgaagtaccaagtgtcctggcttaatatttttaaccgaacttttctgtcacgccattttattgtttcggcttgatatttattgatattctccacagcctgaagcctgatcccttctatagcatcttttgccacagaataatcagcttcgtcctctaccgaagccaatgttcttattgatcccgctttagctccttctggggttattgcttcgtcaccaaacagcaatttgaatggtgtaaaacctgttgaccttgacattgttgtgttgtggctccacaccactttgattaattcgtctggccacttccccctgggctggttgaagattaacttcattattcctgtcattataatgccattagctttttcgacaagtccatttgacactAGATAtcgaaccgatgcaaaatggatcttcgtgccaatttgttcacaaaactctttgaaagctttagcatcaaactgtgttccattgtccacagtaatagccttcggcactccgaagcgacagacaatattttggCAGAAAATTTtttggacagtgaccgaagttattgtggctaaaggtttcgcctcaatccacttagaaaaatattctactgccaccacaacatattttaaattcccttgtgctggtggaagtgggcctagcaaatcaaggccccatctttgcaacgaccaagtaggctgtattaattgagttagagacgaaggctgtttttgatctcttgcacatttttgacaacctacgcatttttggactaattctgctgcatccgaagctgccttcagccaataaaatccttgacgaaaaactttacccaccaagggcctagatccgatgtgagatccacacaggcctgcatgtatttctttcatcagctctataccttcagctctggataaacatttgagtaatggagaacagactccatgcttgtataactccccttctattattacttaTGAACAGGCTCTTCCcgctattctcttattataagcttcgtcatctgaaaagaaattgccatggagaaaagacatgatctcagttctccaatcttcgctataaacaggagatatattgagcactgctctttcaggaaggtcgaccgaaggtgcttttattgtttcaaaaaatacttccgaaggtaaaggcagcccctgtgccactgacttggctagcagatcagcatgctcattttctcctcgtggaatattcttgacagaaaacccttcgaaggaagcttcaagccttcgaactgtatccaaatatttctcgagctttggatctcttgactagaaataacttgggaatcggttttgagaactgcccttcttatccccattgccttcaacttccgaagccccaaaagcaaagcttcgtattcagcaatattatttgtgcagctgaaatcaagtttcactgcgtagcatgttctgactttggaaggtgcaattaaaatggcagcTGCACctaccccgaaggttccccaagaaccatcgcagaaaactatccaagcttcggcatctttacttgcttcttcctcctgagcccctggcgtccagtcagcgatgaagtctgctagcgcctgagactgaatcgaagatctatgcacataatcaatgttgaactcgttgagttccgcagcccactttccaatccttctagtagcttctctgtttctcataatatccttcaaaagctgtgatgaaggaacaattatatggtatgcttgaaaataatgtcgaagcttcctggaggccattaagatagcatacagcaccttctccaattctgtatagtttttctttgataaactaagaacttcggagacgaaatatactggagcctgctttttcaattgtccttcaagcttctcctggacaagcgccacacttactgcagagtgcgaagctgccacatacagcagcagagaagcccctggcgctggtggagttaaggttgttaaatctatcagatactgcttcagctcttcgaaagctttttgctgagctgatccccattgaaaaacttcggctgacttcagcacttcaaagaatggtaaatttctctctgctgatctggatataaatcgattcaaagatgccagtcttcttgttagccgttgagcccctttctttcactacacgacggttgatctttagcgacccttattaggtaccaactatTGGTTGCTAAAGattagggaccgacggtcagtcgctaaatccttttgtagcaacggtcggttggtcgctaaaagtttagaaatttaacaacttatggttggtcgctatagagcaaggataactatcaaatcttatagcctgaacgtacctgtagatgttagtgactaaaaattaattaaaacaagtaaacattgatcgctaaattgcaTGGTAATTTATTTTTTTAATATTGCTTGTATGTTTATTTCATGGTTTGTTTATGTATGCACATGACTATAGTATGCAACTGTGTTCTTTATGCTTATATGATATTAGATTCGAGTTGAAAGTCGtttcaaatgtttattatttatttgcattcgtaataatttattcaaatgtttaATATTTATTTGGTAATTTCTTTTATGATTTTTTGAGTAATTTAAAAATACATttcgaaataaataaaaaaagaaaaccctTCCTAATCCTAAGGCCCACCGGGGCCCATCTACCTAACCCTAGCAGCTGCGCGCTCCCTGGCTTctctcccagccgccgccgcctctaccTCTTCCTACGCTTCCTTCTCTCCACCGCGGTCCCGCACCACGGGCACGCGCCGTCGCCTCACCCCCACGGCCTACGCCACCGCCGCGGCAGCTGCGGCTGAGGCCCCGCTCCCCATGACGCCCCGTCCGACCATTCATTCATTCACCGGCCAGCGTCAGCCAGCCAGGCGTCCAGCTCCAACACGTGTTGCCAAATGCCAACACTCCATTCTCCAGGTGATGGTCGGTCAGCCACCAGGGCCTCCCCGTTCGGCCATCGTGCGTCCAACAGTCGGGCACCGGCGGGCGGCGGCCGCTCGCCCCTGCGGCTTGGGCGCTCGGCCACGGCCAGTGCGGGACGAGGGGGGGAATGCTTCTGGTAACTGCCCAAAAAACAAAGAGAGGGTTAGCTGGTGTTCATTTTTTCTGCTGTGCATTCAGGTTGAAGCGCCCAGGGTGCAGCCGAAGCTGAGCGAGCCCTTCTTGGGGTTCACCCAGACCGCAGAGATTTGGAACTCCAGGGCTTGCATGATCGGCCTCATCGGCACCTTCATTGTGGAGCTGGTAACGACGTTTGAGGCATTGCTTCTATTCCTACTTGAGTTCCGTTCTCAATGTTCGATGGACCGGCTTCTTAATTTCTAGGTGCTGAACAAGGGGATTCTTCAGATGATTGGGGTGGAGGTGGGCAAGGGTCTGGACCTTCCTCTTTGAAGGGTGACCAAATAGTGACATTATCGTTTGCTGGTGTATTATGCTGGCCGAAAAACATGAGGGTTtcacttgctttttgacttggtggCTACATATGCATGTTCATCATGCATGTCCTTGGATATCCGGATGTTACAACATCAACTATGTTAATGACTTGGTGGCTGGCCGTTTGACAGGGTTAATTGGTGAACAAAAACGTGTGCCTTGTGAAACAGAGAAAGATAATTGATGCCACCGTGAAATTAGTACTGGTTTATAAGGTAGTATACATGTGTCTCTTGTTGCCAATGCAAATCTGTTTCCATGGTTGGTTCTTACTGATTCTTTTCTATGCTTGCAGATAAGATCAATGCAAAAATGGGAGAAGGTGGTCTTCTCCGCTGCGCTCCTAAAATATTTGAGCAGTCTGGAGTGGCTAGTTTGTTTTCAGACATTGGACTTTCTCCTCATTCAACATCAATTCTCATGAGTACCCTTAATGCTTTGCTGATACTCCCTTGTATAACTGCCGCAATGCTGCTGATGGATGTCTGCGGGAGAAGATAAAACATGAGACACCATGAAaattagtgatgtagttgtgggcttttgaacaatagctggAATGATATAAAAcattagtgatgtagttgtgggcttttgaactgcttcaagctggagtaatgtcgctgtggtgcttttgtgactgatcatctctggagcttttgtgaatgatctagctaacaatctgtaaatgatctagttgtgaatgatattataattgtgatgcttttgtgaatatataattgtggtgcttttgtgtttgtGTGATAGATCTATGaggtatactgattaactgtgtatgtctttatgatttgtgtataaaaatctgtgatttgtggtgcttaattaaatgtatattattattaataacaactgtaaaaagggtgactttctgttggttgctaaatgtatagtatgacgacttacggttggttgctaaatctatagtacaacaacccacggttggtcgctaaatatatcatattagcaacggacagtcggtcgctaaaaagatgtcggtcgctaaagcctttagcgacggcacttacagcgaccatccttatgggtcgctaaaagtttttagcgaccaactgtaggtcgctgaaggccgttttagcaaccaaccgtaggttgctgtaagtgaaccgtcgtgtagtgtttgtgcttggcggttccatccgaaggatagcttcgattttatttggattagcttcgatcccttttgttgaaaccaaacaaccaaggaatttccccttctttactccgaagacacatttttctggattcagcttcagaccagcttgcctaaaattagcgaatgtctcctgtagatcagcaatgtggttttcttgcttcgtgctttttactatgatatcatcaacatatgttagcacgtttctgcctatctgagaatgaaggaccctcGCTGTCAATTTGCTAAAGCTTCCTccggcgttcttgagcccctcaggcatccaaagataacaatatgtaccactaggggttatgaagctagtttttggctcatcttctttcctcatccagatttgatggtagcctgaataacaatctagtagactcatgagctctgacgaagctgctgtgtctactagagaatctattcttggtaatgaaaattcatccttcggataaGCCTTATTAAGATCATttaagtcaatgcacattctccatttaccattggccttctttaccataacagtgttggctaaccattctggatacgttacttctctaatgacgccagcactaagaagtcttttcacttcgttccgagcaccttcggctttgtcatcagacatcttccgaagtctctgctttctgggtctgaaggatggatcaacattgagcgagtgctcaatgacatccctgttcacaccacagagatcattggccgaccatgcgaagacatctttattgttgaacagaaaccatgtcaaggttttctcctgctcctcaaacaattgagaccccagcaacaccttctgctctgctatatcttcacataaaagcatgggcttcggctgatcaaccgaagcaaccttctcccttctgtatttgtattgctcacaagcttcagctccatctatattatggattgcttttgaatctgtccagtttccttcaacctttctggcagcttcttgacttccatgaatagcaataggcccttgatccgaaggtatcttcatgcaaagatatgatgggtgaagaattgcttcaaaagcattgagtgtcccacgaccaatgattgtgttgtaagggtattccatgtcatcaatatcaaacacaacttgttcagtccttgtattgttgataaatccgaaggtcactggcatcgtgatcttgccgagtgctacaatcttccttcctccaaagccacaaaggggatgtgtaccatcatggatcttatcttcgggctcttgcatctgtctgaaggccttagcaaatataataaccgctgcactgcctgtgtcaaccagaacattgtggaccagaaatcctttgatgacacaagaaataaccatagcatcattgtgagggtaatccttgagttgaaggtccgcttaagagaaggtaattgggatgtgggaccatcttgacttgatgtagggttcttgcaccccgacatgttgtacccttctctgtgcctctttcttctgcttcttgttagctggctctaaacatgaaccgcctgttatcgggagtagcagcttcggagccgaagcagcttcagcttggttgttgaacgaagccatcagctcaaaaaagtggaagtgagttcaccggaggtgggcgccaatgttggggacttgttctcaaatgctataaattaagaacaaggcaacacagaaaatgttaaataataacacCCTTCGTtcactgaagcattatttccccatggatttaatgaacttcgaacgaaggccaCGGACAGAATACCAcgtaggtcataccttcgtggtcAAACATTCATCAatgcgaaataaaatataaaatattaaacattataGGAAAAACAAATTGTATTACTCATATATTTCATAATATGAACTTAAATgtcaaaacataatatttaggtacgtttataccttcgcctctGACAGAAAATAATACCAgcgtaatgcgttagcgattaTAGGATTGCGTGAATAGTGTCGGGgtgctgttcacctatttataggcatagggtgcagcctgtgcaaaattacatttatgtcctttacaatcgactacaataatgatacaaaacatcatgggtctttaagtcaattcatgtttaagtcggttcggcccttcgtcttgagatctgtcattatgccgaagctctataggtaatagcttcggcgcttgctcttGAGAGGATCTTccaaaggtgttctctttc
This portion of the Zea mays cultivar B73 chromosome 2, Zm-B73-REFERENCE-NAM-5.0, whole genome shotgun sequence genome encodes:
- the LOC103646924 gene encoding uncharacterized protein; protein product: MVAAVFVFATFRLSVPQLVLKEDHVQFSMLHRGLHRCLTLVRLPPLALAAAASTSSYASFSPPRSRTTGTRRRLTPTAYATAAAAAAEAPLPMTPRPTIHSFTGQRQPARRPAPTRVAKCQHSILQVMVGQPPGPPRSAIVRPTVGHRRAAAARPCGLGARPRPVRDEGGNASGNCPKNKERVSWCSFFLLCIQVEAPRVQPKLSEPFLGFTQTAEIWNSRACMIGLIGTFIVELVLNKGILQMIGVEVGKGLDLPL